The following proteins are encoded in a genomic region of Thiomonas sp. X19:
- a CDS encoding branched-chain amino acid ABC transporter permease: MLGIVLQQLVNGLTVGGIYALIALGYTMVYGVLRLINFAHGDLCIFGAYIGLVALGSGAGSGQSHLLLVGAAFILAAVVVAAAGLVLEFTAYRPLRKADRLSAVVSALGASLFIENGIMLIWGPQLKVFPSHLLPAMHWTFGGARIDLVQVLIMLGSAVLMAILYWFVHHTRYGTAMRAAASDQDAARLMGINVNRVISSVFIIGPAIGAVGGLFIGLYYRQVYFTMGWTYGLNAFIAAIIGGIGNIPGAMLGGVLLGLFNAFAAGFMSSSWQEAITFALLIGILLVRPSGLLGERVAEKV; encoded by the coding sequence ATGCTCGGCATCGTGCTGCAGCAGCTGGTCAACGGTCTGACGGTCGGTGGCATCTATGCCCTGATCGCCCTGGGCTACACCATGGTCTACGGTGTGCTCAGGCTGATCAATTTCGCCCATGGCGACCTGTGCATTTTCGGCGCCTACATCGGCCTCGTCGCCCTGGGCTCGGGGGCCGGCAGCGGGCAGAGCCATTTGCTGCTGGTGGGGGCGGCGTTCATCCTGGCGGCCGTGGTCGTTGCCGCTGCCGGACTGGTGCTGGAGTTCACGGCCTACAGGCCGCTGCGCAAGGCCGACCGGCTCTCGGCCGTGGTGTCGGCGCTGGGCGCCTCGCTGTTCATCGAGAATGGCATCATGCTCATCTGGGGGCCGCAGCTCAAGGTGTTCCCGAGCCATTTGCTGCCGGCCATGCATTGGACCTTCGGCGGTGCCCGCATCGACCTGGTGCAGGTGCTGATCATGCTGGGCTCGGCCGTGCTCATGGCCATCCTGTACTGGTTCGTGCACCACACGCGCTACGGCACGGCGATGCGCGCGGCAGCGAGCGACCAGGACGCGGCGCGGCTGATGGGCATCAACGTCAACCGGGTGATTTCCAGCGTGTTCATCATCGGCCCGGCCATCGGCGCGGTGGGCGGCCTGTTCATCGGCCTGTACTACCGGCAGGTGTACTTCACGATGGGCTGGACCTACGGACTCAACGCCTTCATCGCCGCCATCATCGGCGGCATCGGCAACATTCCGGGGGCCATGCTCGGCGGGGTGCTGCTGGGGCTGTTCAACGCCTTTGCCGCGGGTTTCATGTCGAGCTCGTGGCAGGAGGCCATCACCTTCGCCCTGCTGATCGGCATCCTGCTGGTGCGGCCGTCCGGGCTGCTCGGCGAACGCGTGGCGGAGAAGGTATGA
- a CDS encoding branched-chain amino acid ABC transporter substrate-binding protein has product MRHLSKTLLLTLATAGPCLAASQAFAASPIKIGVQAPITGQYANEGQGIADAVKLLVKQTNAKGGLLGHPLDVKVCDDQGEAAAAAICARQLVNDGVLAVIGSYTSGAALAAEPIYARANVIQTSDGTSDELTQRNYKTFFRNAPPNSAEALFTAGYFKAMGDKRIAVVTDHSSFATGLADAVVADAKKDGIDVLDKAYISAGSQNYTPVLTKLNALHPQVVYFSGYYTDGGLIKAQMAQLGMKAKFVGGDANQNVAFAKIAGNAAAGAVIINVPAPQDLPYPAAKEFLTQFKAAYGHEPPSIFTLTNADGFRAILDTAEKIKSVEPAKLIPALHELKHFEGLTGTFSWNAVGERTGSPYVAFEITPSGGYKITYPPAAVTQ; this is encoded by the coding sequence GCGCCGATCACCGGCCAGTACGCCAACGAAGGCCAAGGCATTGCCGATGCCGTGAAACTGCTGGTGAAGCAGACCAATGCCAAGGGCGGCCTGCTCGGCCACCCGCTGGACGTGAAGGTCTGCGACGACCAGGGTGAAGCCGCTGCGGCCGCGATTTGCGCGCGGCAACTGGTGAACGACGGCGTGCTCGCCGTGATCGGCAGCTACACCAGCGGCGCTGCGCTGGCCGCCGAGCCGATCTACGCGCGCGCCAACGTCATTCAGACCTCCGACGGCACCAGCGACGAACTGACGCAGCGCAACTACAAGACTTTTTTCCGCAACGCGCCGCCCAACAGCGCCGAAGCCTTGTTCACCGCCGGTTATTTCAAGGCCATGGGTGACAAGCGCATCGCCGTGGTGACCGACCACTCCAGCTTCGCCACGGGCCTGGCCGATGCGGTGGTGGCGGATGCGAAGAAGGACGGCATCGACGTGCTCGACAAGGCTTACATCAGTGCCGGATCGCAGAACTACACCCCGGTGCTGACCAAGCTCAATGCCCTGCACCCGCAGGTGGTGTACTTCTCGGGCTATTACACCGACGGCGGTTTGATCAAGGCGCAAATGGCGCAGTTGGGCATGAAAGCCAAGTTCGTTGGCGGCGATGCGAACCAGAATGTGGCCTTTGCCAAGATTGCCGGCAACGCGGCGGCGGGTGCGGTGATCATCAACGTGCCGGCGCCGCAGGACTTGCCGTATCCGGCGGCCAAGGAATTCCTCACCCAGTTCAAGGCCGCCTACGGCCACGAGCCGCCCAGCATTTTCACGCTGACCAACGCCGATGGTTTCCGCGCCATTCTCGATACCGCCGAGAAGATCAAGAGCGTGGAGCCGGCCAAGTTGATTCCAGCCTTGCACGAATTGAAGCATTTCGAGGGACTGACCGGGACGTTCTCCTGGAATGCCGTGGGCGAGCGCACCGGCAGCCCGTATGTGGCGTTCGAGATCACCCCGAGCGGCGGGTACAAGATCACCTATCCGCCGGCGGCCGTGACCCAGTAA